The following coding sequences are from one Bacteroidota bacterium window:
- a CDS encoding PH domain-containing protein translates to MTNSEGTIIQKAEFNSVLRTYILLYVAFFLFISIIGIPLCIIWLCGVGQWYSRHYFDKLECVLTDKNLRFKKGIIVQFEKTIPLENIQDMAFIEGPVLRHFNLCVLKVETAGGSAHMSHQMSLVGIKEAQDFRLKVLEQRTLLKNTQGNHDNQNVLVEIKESLLRIEGLLKDNKK, encoded by the coding sequence ATGACCAATAGCGAAGGAACAATCATTCAAAAAGCAGAATTCAATTCTGTTTTACGCACCTACATTTTATTGTATGTTGCATTTTTTCTATTTATTTCCATTATAGGTATCCCGCTTTGCATTATTTGGCTTTGTGGCGTGGGACAATGGTATTCACGTCATTATTTTGACAAGTTGGAATGTGTATTAACAGATAAAAATTTACGTTTTAAAAAAGGGATCATTGTACAATTTGAAAAAACGATTCCATTGGAAAACATTCAAGATATGGCATTCATTGAAGGTCCCGTTTTGAGACATTTTAATTTATGTGTTTTAAAAGTTGAGACAGCTGGAGGCTCAGCACATATGTCGCATCAAATGAGTTTAGTTGGAATAAAAGAAGCACAAGATTTTCGATTAAAAGTATTGGAACAACGCACACTGCTAAAAAACACACAAGGCAATCACGACAACCAAAATGTATTAGTAGAAATAAAAGAAAGCTTATTACGAATTGAAGGCTTGTTGAAGGACAATAAAAAATAA
- a CDS encoding sensor histidine kinase: protein MPSKASYSPAINKLIREVKEASYYDSAKLFKVGEQTIKQAIASSSQDAVAEVHLYYGNYFFYVRNLEKAKKYFEQSLEESKKWKNSHIEILSEIRLLFLEFETGSSEQVEKDLYTLLEKSKQIGDFENVAELYNLLGIIKQDKSDAQAAVKYYLEGLTISEIHNLNYYPAVFRNNLGLIKLGLGQTKEALEDFEKGLIIAERENSKRLAGHIQMNICLAYVSDNKPEKAYPLFEKVIQYSRQNNLHQELASNFINLASAFSNAGQNDKAISYIDSAIVVLKQHHFDKELAKAYLNKANVFVMMNRIPVAEALLLEIEQLTSKTGNLEDLSSYYFMKYRVESSQQKYELALESYLKYSKLKDSLSGQINDKVIAQLQQNQKIQKKEIELEKEKLNSIILEKQTQEERYLKWISIGSALIVIILLISILSWRYSKKIKEKQQQFSQQLIQNIEEERLRISRDLHDDIGQSLSVIKAKMIKEQQGSKEPSHQMEIELGRVIEQTREISRNLYPTNLEKIGLGRSVAALMESIQSATKMECSFEIPNGVEALPISIQTHLFRIIQECTNNTIKHSGASGLKLSISEKGEEFVLLYQDNGMGLKNKKHHLGIGLLSMQERAKIINGSIDIDDKVEKGFKLILKFKVA from the coding sequence TTGCCTTCTAAAGCAAGCTATTCACCTGCAATCAATAAGTTGATACGGGAAGTAAAGGAAGCGTCTTATTATGATTCTGCTAAATTGTTCAAGGTAGGTGAACAAACAATTAAACAGGCAATCGCCTCTTCTTCTCAGGATGCGGTTGCGGAAGTACATTTGTATTATGGAAACTATTTTTTTTATGTCCGCAATCTCGAAAAGGCAAAAAAATATTTTGAACAATCTTTAGAAGAATCAAAAAAATGGAAGAATTCACATATTGAAATTCTTTCTGAAATTCGATTGTTGTTTTTGGAGTTTGAAACAGGAAGTTCAGAACAGGTGGAGAAAGATTTATACACTTTATTAGAAAAGTCGAAACAAATTGGTGATTTTGAAAATGTAGCAGAGTTGTATAACTTGTTGGGCATTATCAAACAAGATAAAAGTGATGCTCAGGCTGCTGTTAAGTATTATCTGGAAGGGTTAACAATTTCTGAAATTCATAATTTAAATTATTATCCGGCTGTTTTTAGAAATAATTTAGGGTTGATAAAATTAGGACTTGGACAAACCAAAGAAGCATTAGAAGATTTTGAAAAGGGATTGATAATTGCAGAAAGAGAAAACAGCAAACGCCTAGCAGGTCACATTCAAATGAACATTTGTTTGGCCTATGTCTCGGATAATAAACCTGAAAAAGCCTATCCATTATTTGAAAAAGTAATTCAATATTCTCGTCAGAATAACTTGCACCAAGAACTAGCCAGCAATTTTATTAACCTCGCCTCAGCTTTTTCGAATGCTGGACAAAATGATAAAGCCATTTCGTACATTGATTCTGCAATTGTCGTGTTGAAACAGCACCATTTTGATAAAGAACTTGCCAAGGCATATTTAAATAAAGCCAATGTTTTTGTAATGATGAATCGAATTCCGGTAGCTGAAGCTTTACTTTTAGAGATTGAGCAATTGACAAGTAAAACCGGGAATTTGGAAGATTTATCTTCCTATTACTTCATGAAATACCGCGTTGAATCGAGCCAACAAAAGTACGAACTGGCCCTGGAAAGTTATTTGAAGTATTCGAAATTGAAGGACAGTTTATCCGGCCAAATTAACGATAAGGTGATTGCTCAATTGCAGCAAAATCAAAAGATTCAGAAAAAAGAAATTGAACTTGAGAAGGAAAAATTGAACTCCATTATTTTGGAAAAACAAACGCAAGAGGAACGTTATCTTAAATGGATTAGTATTGGTAGTGCGCTAATTGTGATTATTCTCCTGATAAGTATTTTGTCGTGGCGATATTCTAAAAAGATAAAGGAAAAACAGCAACAATTTAGTCAGCAACTGATTCAAAACATTGAGGAGGAGCGATTGCGCATTTCAAGAGATTTGCACGATGATATCGGTCAATCGTTGTCTGTTATCAAAGCAAAAATGATAAAAGAACAGCAAGGCTCTAAGGAGCCTTCTCATCAAATGGAGATTGAGTTGGGACGGGTGATTGAGCAAACGAGAGAGATTTCACGTAACTTATATCCTACCAATCTTGAAAAAATTGGTTTGGGACGTTCTGTTGCTGCATTGATGGAAAGTATTCAGTCGGCAACAAAAATGGAATGTAGTTTTGAAATTCCAAACGGAGTAGAAGCATTGCCCATTTCAATTCAAACGCATTTGTTTCGGATTATTCAGGAATGCACGAACAACACCATTAAACATTCCGGAGCAAGCGGATTAAAACTATCCATATCAGAAAAGGGAGAAGAGTTTGTGTTGCTATACCAAGATAACGGTATGGGTCTAAAAAATAAGAAGCACCATCTGGGAATCGGTTTACTTTCGATGCAGGAACGTGCAAAAATTATCAATGGTTCTATTGATATTGATGATAAAGTGGAGAAAGGATTCAAATTAATTCTTAAATTTAAGGTAGCCTAA
- the lpxD gene encoding UDP-3-O-(3-hydroxymyristoyl)glucosamine N-acyltransferase: MKFTAKQIADLLGGTVEGNGEVEVSGLAKIEEGKLGTLSFLSNPLYTQYIYETDASAAIVNKSLVLEKPVKPTLTLIRVEDSYSSFAKLLEIYHKFKHDKKGIEQPSFVASTAKLGKDCYVGAFAYIGENVKIGNNVKIYPHCYIGDNVTIGDDCVFFSGVKIYYDCVIGNDCTIHASTVVGSDGFGFAPNAENNYKKVPQIGNVIIEDHVEIGSNTSIDRATMGSTIIRKGSKLDNLVQIAHNVELGENCILAGGSFVAGSTKLGKNVMMGGQAGVIGHLKIADGVKIAGQSGVGNSIETEGLVVQGSPAFAIGDFQRSYVLFRSFQKVNDRIRTLEKELKKINTPE, translated from the coding sequence ATGAAATTTACAGCAAAACAAATAGCCGATTTATTGGGAGGAACTGTTGAAGGAAACGGAGAAGTTGAAGTATCCGGACTTGCTAAGATTGAAGAAGGTAAGTTAGGAACCTTGTCGTTTCTCTCCAACCCTTTGTATACACAGTATATTTACGAAACTGATGCCTCAGCTGCCATTGTAAACAAATCCTTGGTGCTTGAAAAACCGGTAAAACCAACACTTACACTGATCCGTGTAGAAGATTCTTATTCAAGTTTCGCAAAGCTTTTAGAAATTTATCATAAATTCAAACACGATAAAAAAGGTATCGAACAACCATCCTTTGTTGCAAGTACTGCCAAATTGGGTAAGGATTGTTATGTTGGAGCATTTGCCTATATCGGTGAAAATGTAAAAATCGGGAACAATGTTAAAATTTATCCGCATTGTTATATTGGCGACAATGTTACCATTGGTGATGATTGCGTTTTCTTTTCAGGAGTAAAAATTTATTACGATTGTGTTATTGGAAACGATTGCACCATCCATGCCAGCACTGTTGTTGGTAGCGATGGATTTGGTTTTGCTCCAAACGCGGAAAACAATTACAAAAAAGTACCTCAGATCGGAAATGTGATCATCGAAGATCATGTAGAGATTGGATCAAATACCTCTATCGACAGAGCAACAATGGGATCAACCATTATCCGCAAAGGCTCTAAACTGGATAACTTGGTGCAAATTGCGCACAATGTTGAATTGGGTGAAAATTGTATCTTGGCAGGAGGTTCATTTGTTGCAGGCTCAACCAAACTCGGAAAAAATGTGATGATGGGTGGACAAGCCGGAGTTATCGGACATTTAAAAATTGCGGATGGTGTAAAAATTGCCGGACAATCCGGTGTTGGAAACAGCATCGAAACAGAAGGATTGGTTGTGCAAGGATCACCGGCTTTTGCCATTGGAGATTTCCAAAGAAGCTATGTGCTTTTTAGAAGTTTTCAAAAAGTAAACGATAGAATTCGCACCCTTGAAAAAGAATTAAAAAAAATAAATACTCCTGAATAG
- a CDS encoding 1-acyl-sn-glycerol-3-phosphate acyltransferase — protein MTTPQKFIDVDKVLREKAPGLKKWMPRFVLNWLKRKLHEDDINTLMIDLKDVYGVEFNNKGLEKLGAKIESTNSHFIPKEGGIILAANHPLGGLDGMAFVKTIAEVRPDIHFVVNDVLKNLKNYGDVFIGINKIKSTSATSLRTIESVLLTDEAIGFFPAGLVSRKQNGKIMDLDWKKSFVTQAIDHKRMIVPVFIEGQNSKFFYNFAQFRKRIGIKANIEMLFLPDEMFKQRNRTIKVHFSKAFDPAILDKRKSHKGWADHIKKYIYSDEFKKGIPFEEYMNMD, from the coding sequence ATGACAACGCCACAAAAATTTATAGACGTAGATAAAGTTCTAAGAGAGAAAGCACCCGGACTAAAAAAATGGATGCCTCGCTTTGTTCTGAATTGGCTAAAACGCAAACTTCATGAAGATGATATCAATACACTCATGATTGATTTGAAAGATGTGTATGGTGTTGAATTCAATAATAAAGGACTAGAAAAATTAGGCGCTAAAATTGAATCCACCAACTCACATTTTATTCCAAAAGAAGGAGGAATCATTTTAGCTGCTAATCACCCACTTGGCGGATTAGATGGAATGGCCTTTGTGAAAACAATTGCCGAAGTTCGACCGGATATCCATTTTGTGGTAAATGACGTTTTAAAAAATCTTAAAAATTATGGTGATGTTTTTATCGGCATCAACAAAATAAAATCCACCTCTGCAACTTCTTTAAGAACTATTGAAAGTGTTTTACTTACGGATGAAGCCATCGGATTTTTTCCTGCAGGATTGGTTTCCAGAAAACAAAATGGGAAAATCATGGACTTAGACTGGAAAAAAAGTTTTGTCACCCAAGCCATTGACCACAAACGAATGATTGTTCCAGTTTTTATTGAAGGACAAAACTCAAAATTCTTTTACAACTTTGCTCAATTCCGTAAACGCATTGGTATTAAAGCAAATATCGAAATGCTTTTTTTACCGGATGAAATGTTTAAACAAAGAAATCGTACCATCAAAGTGCATTTCAGCAAAGCTTTCGACCCAGCCATTTTAGATAAACGTAAATCACACAAAGGTTGGGCTGATCACATCAAAAAATATATTTATTCAGATGAATTTAAAAAAGGAATTCCATTTGAAGAATATATGAACATGGATTAG
- a CDS encoding gliding motility-associated C-terminal domain-containing protein yields the protein MKRIQKILLLVFGLFFCIVLNAQTFTWVGYPSNGATWNPSATFNMTMSTAGGGSKDVRASTAGGTSPISGTAGNIAQNCSPYTGLRLEMSGAGNGAGTAVWNNSITVTITFPTPLCAPVTFNIYDVTETFYNDGSLNYVNYQDKVSISATDNLAAAVLPTATTTGPIDNTVVGSSRVLIANGINGQCANQAISVGVAGQRISTITIVYSNQDIPTHCPPPSVSPYRYGISQYQYIFISPITGTAAPTASIAAGAIPCGSTTTTLTATTSAGSPTYSWAGPGGSTIVSPTAASTSVTGAGTYTVTINPGSCSSTATYTVAASGTPPNVSATAAQTVTCSSPTISASSSSSPVSFSWAGAGISGGGGTATPTITTSGTYTVTVTNTSSGCTSTATVVATMNTTPPTVSSASSNNINCTTTTATLTGTSAGSTMVWNGGTLSNAANPASVSAAGTYTVTATNPANGCTSTSTVTITGNTTPPTVSSSSSGNLTCTTLSSTLTGTGSGTMVWNGGALSNAANPASVSAAGTYTVTSTNASNGCTATSTVTINSNTTPPTVSSASSGNLTCTALTATLTGTSLGSTMVWNGGSLVNASNPATVSAIGTYTVTSTSLVNGCTNTSTVTITSNTTPPTVSSASSNNINCTTTTATLTGTSAGSTMVWNGGALSNAANPATVSAAGTYTVTATNPANGCTATSTVTITSSGTVPNISIASPSQLTCTTTSVTLTGSSTTPGATYQWTSGPGTATYPVSSGATYTLTVTDPSNGCTSTQTVSVSSNTTPPTVSSATSGNITCTASSVTLTGTSAGTMVWNGGALSNASNPAAVSTAGTYTVTSTDAANGCTSTSTVTVSTNTIPPTVSAASSNNIDCISASATLTGTSAGSTMVWNGGSLINAANPATVGAAGTYTVTATNTTNGCTATSTVTVTASGALPNISIASPSDITCTTSSVTLTGSSTTPGVSYQWTGGPATPTNTVSTAGTYTLTITDLGTGCASQQTVTVTNNTTPPTATSGTPLTLGCTTTSGTISASSTTVGATYSWSGTGITAGGTSSSPTVNAAGTYTVTITDPANGCTASTTVTVTSNTTSPNVTAGSTLTLDCITTSGSITASSTTSGATYNWAGTGITSGGTTASPTVNAAGTYTVTITDPANGCTTTTTVTVTNTSVPPTVTAIASSTISCTSGIASINASSTTSGVTFSWSGPGIVSGGTTTTPTVNLPGTYTVTATNPANGCTATTTVVVTNSVGPIASAGTDITISSGTSTTLTASGGGSYVWSTGATTNAIVVTPTATTDYCVTVTDTNGCADTACVRITIESPCPGANDLKVPNAYSPNGDGHNDKICLQGWNDCVTDFTISIYDRWGEKVFESEDPAFCWDGIFKGKMLDPAVFVYYITAKLPNEEKIAKKGNISLMR from the coding sequence ATGAAACGAATTCAAAAAATTTTATTATTAGTATTTGGACTATTTTTTTGCATTGTATTGAATGCACAAACATTCACCTGGGTAGGCTATCCAAGTAATGGAGCTACTTGGAATCCTTCTGCTACTTTCAACATGACCATGTCAACAGCAGGCGGAGGGTCGAAAGATGTGCGCGCTAGTACAGCAGGTGGTACTTCTCCTATTTCTGGTACTGCGGGTAATATTGCTCAAAATTGTTCGCCTTACACTGGTTTACGTTTAGAAATGAGTGGAGCCGGAAATGGCGCAGGGACTGCAGTTTGGAACAACAGCATCACTGTTACAATAACATTCCCTACTCCACTTTGTGCTCCTGTTACGTTTAACATTTATGATGTTACTGAAACATTTTACAACGATGGCTCTTTAAATTATGTAAACTATCAAGATAAAGTTAGCATTTCAGCTACCGACAATTTAGCAGCTGCTGTTTTGCCAACAGCAACCACCACTGGACCAATAGACAACACCGTTGTTGGAAGCTCCAGAGTTTTAATTGCAAACGGAATAAATGGACAATGTGCAAACCAAGCAATTTCTGTTGGAGTTGCCGGACAACGAATTTCAACGATTACAATTGTGTATTCAAATCAAGATATTCCAACACATTGTCCGCCACCCAGTGTATCGCCATATCGTTATGGGATATCACAATACCAATACATTTTTATTTCACCCATCACCGGAACAGCTGCACCAACAGCATCCATAGCAGCAGGAGCAATTCCTTGCGGATCAACTACCACAACATTAACAGCAACAACCTCTGCTGGTTCACCAACGTATTCGTGGGCAGGACCAGGTGGTTCAACAATTGTTTCACCCACTGCGGCAAGCACATCCGTTACCGGAGCTGGAACATATACAGTGACCATCAATCCTGGAAGTTGCAGCTCTACTGCCACATATACTGTTGCAGCAAGTGGAACGCCACCGAATGTTTCAGCAACCGCTGCACAAACCGTTACCTGTAGTTCACCTACTATCTCTGCATCTTCATCCAGTTCACCGGTCTCTTTCAGCTGGGCAGGAGCTGGAATTTCAGGTGGTGGAGGAACAGCAACACCAACTATTACAACATCGGGAACTTACACTGTTACCGTTACGAATACAAGTTCAGGATGTACCAGCACAGCAACTGTTGTTGCAACTATGAACACCACTCCACCAACAGTTAGCTCAGCAAGCAGTAACAATATCAATTGCACAACAACTACCGCAACATTAACAGGAACAAGTGCAGGAAGTACAATGGTGTGGAACGGAGGAACCTTGAGTAATGCAGCAAATCCAGCATCTGTAAGCGCTGCAGGAACATATACCGTTACTGCAACAAATCCTGCGAACGGATGTACTTCAACTTCTACTGTGACCATTACCGGAAACACCACTCCGCCAACTGTATCTTCATCCAGCTCTGGAAATTTAACATGTACAACACTGAGTTCAACATTAACAGGAACAGGGTCCGGAACAATGGTGTGGAATGGTGGTGCATTAAGCAATGCTGCTAATCCTGCCTCCGTAAGTGCTGCAGGAACGTATACCGTTACTTCTACAAATGCATCCAATGGATGTACTGCTACATCTACAGTAACAATTAATAGCAATACAACACCTCCAACAGTTTCTTCCGCTTCCTCCGGAAATTTAACATGTACTGCGTTAACAGCTACATTAACAGGAACCAGCTTAGGAAGCACGATGGTATGGAATGGTGGTTCTCTTGTGAATGCATCAAATCCTGCAACTGTGAGTGCAATCGGAACATATACTGTGACATCAACAAGTTTAGTAAACGGTTGCACGAATACATCAACAGTTACCATCACCTCTAATACAACTCCGCCAACAGTTAGTTCAGCAAGTAGCAACAATATTAATTGTACAACCACAACAGCAACATTAACCGGAACAAGTGCGGGAAGCACAATGGTTTGGAATGGTGGAGCATTAAGTAATGCTGCTAATCCTGCAACAGTGAGTGCTGCCGGAACATATACGGTTACGGCAACAAATCCTGCAAACGGATGTACAGCCACATCAACAGTAACCATTACATCGAGCGGTACTGTTCCAAATATTAGTATTGCATCCCCTTCACAACTAACTTGCACCACAACCAGCGTAACATTAACAGGAAGCTCAACAACTCCGGGTGCAACGTACCAATGGACAAGCGGTCCGGGTACTGCAACCTATCCGGTATCTTCTGGAGCAACGTATACATTAACCGTTACTGACCCGAGCAATGGTTGTACTTCAACGCAAACTGTTTCCGTTTCTAGCAATACAACTCCTCCAACAGTTTCATCTGCAACATCAGGAAATATTACCTGTACAGCATCAAGTGTTACATTAACAGGAACAAGTGCAGGAACAATGGTATGGAATGGCGGAGCGTTAAGTAATGCTTCAAATCCGGCAGCAGTAAGTACAGCAGGCACCTACACTGTAACTTCAACAGATGCAGCAAATGGCTGTACATCTACTTCAACAGTAACCGTATCTACCAATACCATTCCTCCAACCGTATCTGCAGCAAGCAGCAACAACATTGATTGTATCTCTGCAAGTGCAACACTTACCGGAACAAGTGCCGGCAGCACCATGGTGTGGAATGGCGGAAGTTTAATCAATGCTGCAAACCCCGCTACAGTTGGCGCGGCAGGCACATACACCGTAACAGCAACAAATACAACAAATGGTTGTACTGCAACTTCAACAGTAACCGTAACTGCTTCAGGTGCATTACCCAATATCAGCATTGCTAGTCCGAGCGACATTACGTGCACAACCTCTTCCGTTACTTTAACAGGAAGCTCAACAACTCCTGGTGTAAGTTATCAATGGACTGGTGGTCCGGCTACACCAACAAATACAGTTAGTACAGCAGGAACATATACGTTAACCATTACTGATTTAGGAACAGGATGTGCATCACAACAAACAGTTACAGTAACTAATAATACAACTCCACCAACAGCAACATCAGGAACACCATTAACATTGGGATGCACAACAACGAGTGGAACAATCAGCGCAAGTTCAACAACTGTTGGTGCAACCTATAGCTGGAGTGGAACAGGTATTACAGCCGGAGGTACCAGCTCCTCGCCAACTGTAAATGCTGCAGGAACATACACTGTAACGATTACTGACCCTGCAAACGGATGCACTGCTAGTACAACTGTAACCGTAACAAGTAACACTACCTCTCCAAATGTAACAGCGGGCAGCACATTAACATTGGATTGTATTACTACTTCAGGTTCAATCACAGCAAGTTCAACAACAAGTGGTGCAACATATAACTGGGCTGGAACAGGAATTACTTCAGGTGGAACAACTGCCTCGCCAACCGTAAATGCAGCAGGAACATATACCGTAACCATTACCGATCCTGCAAATGGTTGTACCACTACAACAACTGTAACTGTAACGAATACAAGTGTTCCACCAACTGTTACCGCAATTGCATCATCAACGATCAGTTGCACATCGGGAATAGCAAGTATAAATGCGAGTTCAACAACCAGTGGAGTAACTTTTAGTTGGTCTGGTCCTGGTATTGTCTCCGGAGGCACTACCACTACCCCAACAGTAAATTTACCTGGCACATATACTGTAACCGCAACAAATCCGGCAAACGGATGTACCGCCACTACAACTGTAGTTGTTACAAACAGTGTGGGCCCAATTGCAAGTGCAGGAACAGATATTACGATTAGTTCAGGAACATCAACCACTTTAACAGCGAGCGGTGGAGGAAGCTATGTTTGGTCAACAGGAGCTACCACAAATGCAATTGTTGTAACGCCAACAGCTACAACCGACTACTGTGTAACCGTAACAGATACCAACGGATGTGCAGATACAGCATGCGTGCGCATCACGATCGAAAGTCCTTGTCCGGGTGCAAACGATTTAAAAGTACCAAATGCATATTCACCAAATGGTGATGGGCACAATGATAAAATTTGTTTGCAAGGCTGGAATGATTGTGTAACGGATTTCACAATTTCTATCTATGATCGCTGGGGAGAAAAGGTATTTGAATCAGAAGATCCTGCATTTTGTTGGGATGGAATATTCAAAGGTAAAATGTTAGACCCTGCAGTATTTGTGTATTACATCACAGCCAAATTACCGAACGAAGAAAAAATTGCTAAAAAAGGAAACATCTCATTGATGCGTTAA
- a CDS encoding PorP/SprF family type IX secretion system membrane protein, whose product MSKKTKNNICILIFGMSMVFTFKMFGQDIHFSQFNETPSLLNPALTGQTHVIKASAIYRDQWRSVTVPYKTFGASIELKLKASNWESVGNHATKTYKKSFSRNALGLSFFSDKAGDGNMATTQANLSYATFIPVSSKSSLSLGLQASVVQRKVDYSKLLWNDQYGAGGYDNSLDHGETFTSGTFIYPDFAAGMLYSYGYNEKGIGANDQFKMDIGVSMYHLATPQQKYLSETSERLLAKYIVHGKFLIGIRNTKFSFAPSYFYALQGSTQEFVAGSMFRYNFKEDSKYTGYVKGSTFSLGAFYRNRDAMIAKVMLEFGQYAVGCSYDINTSGLTKVSTSRGGFEVFLRFVTPSPYLYQKRDKAKFN is encoded by the coding sequence ATGAGTAAAAAAACTAAAAACAATATCTGCATTCTCATTTTTGGGATGAGCATGGTGTTCACATTCAAAATGTTTGGACAGGACATTCACTTTTCTCAATTTAACGAAACACCATCCTTGCTTAATCCTGCACTTACAGGGCAAACACATGTTATCAAAGCGTCTGCAATTTATCGTGATCAATGGAGAAGTGTTACCGTTCCATATAAAACATTTGGTGCATCCATCGAATTAAAATTAAAGGCAAGCAATTGGGAAAGCGTTGGAAATCATGCAACAAAAACCTATAAAAAATCTTTTAGCAGAAATGCCTTGGGACTTTCTTTTTTTAGTGATAAGGCCGGTGATGGAAATATGGCAACAACACAAGCCAACCTTTCTTACGCCACGTTTATTCCGGTAAGTAGTAAATCTTCTTTATCACTTGGTTTGCAAGCAAGTGTGGTTCAACGCAAAGTCGATTATAGCAAATTACTTTGGAACGACCAATATGGAGCGGGAGGGTACGACAATTCGTTAGACCATGGCGAAACATTTACCAGTGGAACATTTATCTATCCGGATTTTGCCGCAGGGATGCTTTATAGTTATGGATACAATGAAAAAGGCATTGGTGCGAATGACCAATTCAAAATGGATATTGGTGTTTCGATGTATCATTTGGCAACGCCCCAACAAAAATATTTATCAGAAACAAGCGAGCGTTTGTTGGCGAAATATATAGTTCATGGAAAATTTTTAATCGGAATACGCAATACAAAATTTTCATTTGCGCCAAGTTATTTTTATGCCTTGCAGGGTTCAACACAAGAATTTGTTGCTGGAAGTATGTTTCGATACAATTTCAAAGAAGATTCAAAGTATACGGGATATGTAAAAGGTTCTACGTTTTCATTGGGTGCATTTTACAGAAACAGAGATGCAATGATTGCAAAAGTAATGTTGGAATTCGGGCAATACGCAGTTGGATGCAGTTATGATATTAATACTTCCGGCTTAACAAAGGTAAGTACCTCCAGAGGTGGCTTCGAAGTGTTTTTACGATTTGTAACTCCGAGTCCATATTTGTATCAAAAACGCGACAAAGCAAAATTTAATTAG
- a CDS encoding MGMT family protein: MNLEKHEDFFQMVYQVVRLIPKGRVTSYGAIAKYLGTARSSRMVGWAMNAAHSQKKSVPAHRVVNRNGELTGKHHFATPFLMAELLEKEGIKVVKDKIKDFDKHYWEPMKELEL; the protein is encoded by the coding sequence ATGAATTTAGAAAAACACGAAGATTTTTTTCAAATGGTTTATCAGGTGGTTCGACTTATCCCTAAAGGTCGAGTGACCAGCTATGGTGCCATTGCCAAATATTTGGGTACAGCCCGTTCATCCCGGATGGTTGGGTGGGCAATGAATGCTGCTCATAGCCAGAAAAAGTCGGTTCCGGCACATCGGGTAGTCAACAGGAATGGAGAATTAACCGGAAAACATCATTTTGCGACCCCTTTTTTGATGGCCGAATTGCTGGAAAAAGAAGGAATCAAAGTGGTAAAGGACAAAATAAAAGACTTCGATAAGCACTATTGGGAGCCAATGAAGGAATTGGAGCTCTAA
- a CDS encoding response regulator transcription factor, with the protein MKLLIADDHPIFRKGLKDILEGSFSDIQIIECRNGREALDAIKKEKPEISILDINMPELNGIEVSTIVTKEKLSTRIVILTMYRDREMVKKAMDSGAYSYILKDFAANEIIDCIGKVSQDEKYIGPELQAYYSDFVESDKKKIELLFLLKNLSQAELKTLKLVSQNKTTKEIAELLFLSEKTIENYRSKICQKLQLPPRNNSLVLWISENKELLVGISEF; encoded by the coding sequence ATGAAACTCCTTATTGCCGATGATCATCCTATTTTTAGAAAGGGCCTGAAAGATATTCTGGAGGGTTCATTTTCGGATATTCAGATTATCGAGTGTAGGAATGGGAGAGAAGCGTTGGATGCAATAAAAAAAGAGAAACCGGAGATTTCCATCTTGGATATCAATATGCCGGAATTAAATGGAATCGAAGTATCTACGATTGTTACAAAAGAAAAATTATCAACTCGGATTGTGATTCTTACCATGTATCGCGATAGAGAAATGGTTAAAAAAGCGATGGATTCGGGCGCTTACAGTTATATTCTAAAAGATTTTGCTGCCAACGAAATCATCGATTGTATAGGTAAAGTCTCTCAAGACGAAAAGTACATTGGTCCCGAATTGCAAGCCTATTACTCAGATTTTGTAGAGTCGGATAAAAAGAAAATTGAATTATTATTTTTATTGAAAAATCTCAGTCAGGCAGAGTTAAAAACCTTGAAATTGGTGAGCCAGAATAAGACAACAAAAGAAATTGCAGAGTTATTGTTCTTGTCTGAAAAAACAATCGAAAATTATCGGTCAAAAATTTGTCAGAAATTGCAACTACCTCCACGTAATAATTCGTTGGTATTGTGGATTAGTGAAAACAAAGAATTGCTGGTTGGTATAAGTGAATTCTAA